The stretch of DNA ATGCATGACCCACGCGAGCAACACCTGTCCTTGGTTAAGCGTGTTCCCGATACGTCAAGGGCACCTTACACCATGGTCTCCAGCTTGTGTCGTCTACCACGGGCCGTCTCATTGCCTACACTGACGCTGACTGGGCTGGCTATCCTGATACCCGTCGTTCGACTTCGGGTTATTGTGTGTTCCTTGGTGACAATCTtgtctcttggtcctccaagcgTGAGCACACCGTCTCTCGCTCTAGCGCCGAGGCCGAGTATCGAGCCGTTGCCAATGTTGTTGCTGAAGCTAGTTGGCTTCGTCAACTTCTCAACGAGCTTCATCGCCCTCTCCCTAGTGCCACCATTGTCTTCTGCGACAATGTCTTCGCGGTGTACATGTCCACGAATCCGGTTCAACACCAACGCACCAAACACATCGAGATTGATCTTCACTTCGTTCACGACCGTGTTGCGCTTGGGCACATTCGAGTTCTTCATGTGCCTTCTTCCCGGCAGTTCGCAGACATTTTCACCAAAGGCCTACCATCACCTTTGTTCTTGGATTTTCGATCCAGTCTCAGCGTCCGAGAATCTCCTGCTGTGGCTGCGGGGGGTGTTAGGCAAACCAAATATGCCTGTATATTCGTTTATACTCTACCATATTTGGAGCCTGTATGTTTCCATATAATCAGGCCATTATGGATAGGATTTGTATTGATAGGTTCCATGTAGGTCTTGTAAACTCTTCTATTAATATGAGACAACAGGAAACCCACGATTGTGTGGTCAATCAATCTCGTCTTTCAAACTTGAAGCATAATAATTGCTTAATCAAGGGATTCAAGAGCTGGGCAAGACTTACTTGCAGTAGATAAGAGCAGTGAGAAGAATGGTCTCATCTAGTGTAAAATAGTCCAGGTCACTACTGGACAACAAATTTGTTGATTCCCGGTAAGGAAATACCACATAAAAATAAGCTTTGCACTACCGTTTTGGAGGAACGGGAATGACACATTCATATAAAGAAAGAAACAAACCAGGATACTTTCCAGTAGATCATTCCGGTTGTTGGAGTCAACAAAGTAAACAAGATGCTCGATGGCTTGATCGCCGATACATACGTGATACGTGTAATCATTGACTGTTTGGCTTGATTTTGCCTCCACCATGGTCTGGCTGTTGTAGACTGAAAACCCTGAGAAGTCAAGGACTGGTCTTGAATGGATCGTTGAGTTAGGTGTTGTTCTTTGAAGAAACTTTCTGATATCCCAATCGGGAGAAACTGAATACAAGATACCATCTAACGAGCCAATTGATAACCAACTTGTTACAACGGTTGAGCAAAGTAGCATCAACGGTGAAGTCAATGATACAAAATATAAATTATCATGCAAATAGATGAATGCAGTTAAACAAAACAATTAAAGCCCCATGAAAAAATAGCTCCATATGTGAATGGATTAATTAGCGAAGGAACAAATATCTTCCTAAACCCAAATGGATAACGCTGGAAAGCTCTTTTTGGGTTTTACCATTGGAATCCACACCTGGCAAATTTTCTCATTACTAAGAGCATCTAGCAGACCACGTATTGTGGTTGAGAACCCTTGCTAttcttataaaaaaataaaactattaccAGCCTTGTTACCATAACATCTCCCTACACAAATACTAATCAACTTAGATGTTTTTTTTTCATCAATAGCTACCATAACATACCCCTACAAAAAACATAAACATGCGCAAAACCATCATAAATTCCAGGTTTCAAAATTCAGGCAAAAAACATATATTTGTAATGCTTCCCGTGCATATAATGTGATAATTATATCATATGATTAGAATACTACCCTTACAAATGATTGCATCAATCACTAACATTGTAGCACCAAAATGGACGGGCGCAGCAACGTGCGCCTTCGATGATCTAGTCATTCAAGAACGCAACATGAGGTCATTATCATATTGCTGGTGCACTATACAGACAGCGTCAGTAAGTTTTGTGACGTGATTTGTCAGCTAGAGGCAAGGTGGCCACTTCATGCGGCAGAGCACGAGATCATAAGTTTTGCTTCCTcttgctcaacttgttgattgattcattcactcaatgttggTCTACATATTATGTGGCCCACACGCGCTGTCGTGGTGTACCACAGGACAAAGGGACGACCATTTACGTACACACTGTTGGATGAAGCTGAAGAAGGAGCATGTGTGGGACGACATGATCCATTGATGAAAAATTTGTTGACATCCGGTTAATCTAGTCGAATTTGAGACATTGCCATACTAGCTAGACTTAATTTGCATGCTATGTATTATGTAtggatgatttgtgctattttATATCCGAACATTGATGAATATTGGacggtttgcatgaattttgtccgtTGAAATGTGGGTTGAAATGTACACGGACAGTGTTGGATGGTAGCCTCCCGCATCCCTATCCATGGACAGATGCCCTAAGGTTGCATGTATTTGTACTCTTATTTTGACTATTGGATCCATGAATTGTGCCATAAACGCTGCATTTTGCACATTCACCTAAGGCAACTAGTAAAACATGAGATGGAGCTGACCTCCTATGGGTTTCGTTAAGCTCAATGTTGACACCTCTTTCGATCATGATTTGCTTAGGGGCACAACTGAGGCTATTCTCAGAGATGATAATGGAAAATTTATTGTTGGTGGAAAATGAAGGATTGATTGGTGTGCTGATGTATTAACAACAGAAGCTTTGGCTCTAAGGTTAGGCCTATTTCTTGCACAAAAGGTGGGTTGCAATTGTCTCGTCATTAACTCTCACAATATGAAGGTGATTGAAATAATAAAGAATGTAGGACATTTGGCAGGTGCGGTGGCAGCAGACAGCAGTGTTGGATGATTGCTATTTCATAACTTGTGATTTTCCTCTTGTTAGGTTTGAACATTGTAATAGGAAAGCAAATAAAGTGGCTCATGAAATTGCCAGGCTAGCGAAATTTTCAGTCACTAAGGACTGGTTTGAGGAGTCTATGAGAGACATTGTATATTTACTTATCGAcatgtttattttttttaaaaaaaatcaacgcTGCATTTTACCCTAGAATATATTGTGCAGTATGTTTGTTGATGATCATAGATGCTTGTCCACCGTTGAGCCTGCGCTAGGATAAATCTGAGCCGTTGGTTATCTGAACCCAGAAATGTGTGCGCACTCTGTTCCGTCAGTGTCTCATCTCAGGCTGGCTTCAGTCTCCGTAGTGGACTGGTCATAGTTGACACCGGCCCGAGGAGGCTCCAGAGAGCGGATCCAccccggcgacggcgacggcgacggcgacggcgaggcaccATCCCGCCGGCGAAGACGTCCGCAACAGACAGCGTCTCCTTCCCAATCCACAAGGTCTGACCACCATCCCGCTCCCGCCGGCCCCTTGCACCAAAGCCCTAGATCCATCTCTTCCTGTTTTTCCAGTCCACTTCCTTTGATGAATGTTTTGATGCATCTTCCCGTAAATCAATCTGGTAGGTGCGGTTGGAATTTTTGATTGATGCGTAGGCTAAAACTGGAGTAGATCCAGTGGATTGCTCTGACACCTAGCGTTGCGGTTGCAGTTTTGGATGGATAATTGACTTGGATTCAGTCTTGGATTAAATCCAGTGGGCGGTTTTGAGATAATCTGAGCGCCCCTCTTGAGAAAATAAATCATCTGCAACTGGAACAAGAGAGAAAAACACATTTGGAAACATCTGGACTGCGCCATATCTGCTGACTGCTGTTAGAGAGCTAGAACTGCACTCGGCGTATTAGCGTATTATGTATCTTAACATGGCATGACGATTCaccaaaacataatcagatcaaatTTGCTATTTCAATAAATTGCATAACAAGTTCGTTTGATTGTCAGGCATACATTTCATTTGAACAACTACCCTATATTTTATACATTCTTCTTATTCCTGGTGCATAAGCAGCATAACAagtttcttatatatatatatatatatatatatatatatatatatatatatatatacttgatctCCAGAATATCATTTGCTTATTCCTGCTATTCGTCTCGTATTTCTTCACCAGCTTACAGTTCTAAGCTTTTTTTAATAGAAAAATGAATTCTAATTTGCTTGACTTGAAAAGTTTATTGCTTGCAGATTTTGTCGTCAGCAGCACATCATGCAGAGCCCCAGCAAACTGTCTGATGTCTCTCTCCCTTGGCCCCATGCCTTCTCCGGACCCCAAGGTTGGGCTGACCTCCCGGATGGCTTGCTTCACTCTGTCGTTGCTCGGCTGGGCTACTTCCGAGACCTTCTTGGCTTCGCAGCAACATGCCCCTCTTGGCGTGCTGCCTTCTCCTCGTACCCATCCAAATCTATGCTCCGCTCAAAATTTCCACCTCTCGTCATCCAGCCCCATGTTCGTGTACAAGGTCCTCTTCTTCCTGCTGCCAATGGTTGCCATCAGCTATACACATGTGTGGTTATCGATCCAGCCAACAAAAAGACCTCCCTTCGCTGCCAGATTCCTGTAGAAACTACGGAGAAGATGATATATATTGGCTCATCCTATGGTAATATCatctacttctgctatggatatgTTCACATCGTCGATGTGTTCACTGGCGTGGAGGTTTCAACTCCACGTCTCCCATCCAGTGTCAAACGTGAGACATTCTACTTGAACGGCATTCTAACGTCCCCCCTTACATCACCCAACTCGCATCTCCTTGTCAGTACCGAGTTCTCCCTGTTTGATTTGCTTGTTGGAAGTGACTCTTGGTCTCAAGTCCAGCTTCCTCATATGTTGGTAATAGACCAAATCGTGGAATTCAATGGGCAGGTCATTGTCTCGGATGGCTTTCACAGGTTCTACACTCTGCAGTTGGCCCCTCAGCTTGGTCTACAAGAGATGACAACCAAGTTCCAGGATAGGAGTGAAGACCATAGACGTGGTAAAACATGGCTGGTGGTTTGTGGTGGCATGCTTCTCATGGTCACTGCCTTTTCTTTTAATGAGGTCTACTGCCTCGACATGTCGACCAAGCCAGCAACATGGATGGCCGTGGAGAAGCTGGACAATTGGGCACTCTTTCTAGGGGAGGAAGTTAAGAGCACGCCACTCTCTTGCATGAGCTCGGAACTTTTTGGATTGGGGAGCAACATCTTGTTGTATGCAGGCCTTGACTCTAAGCCATGGAATCTACACCATCTGTGTGGCGGTCCGGATCCCATGCATGACACACCGCCCGATGCAGGAGACGCGCTGGAACCATGGGGATGGGATTCGCCACTTCCTTGCGCGAGCCTAGGACCATGGTGGGTGACTCCGGCGCTTGCTTGCACGAGCTTGGAGCCATGGGAATGGGATTCGCCGGCGCTTCCTTGCATGAGCCCAGAACCATGGTGGGCGGCTCCAGCGCTTCCTTGCACAAGCCCATACGAATGGGGAGGGTGGAACAACACCTCACACTCCGACCCTTGGCATCTACGCAGGCCGCCGCCGTTCTGGCTGTACCCGAGCATGTTCTACTCTGGTGGCCAGTGATCCGGCCTGACCACGTCTTGCCTCACAAGCAACTTCTTCTGAGATCTCCATCCGAAACGCAGCAGGGAGCGGAGACTGATTTCTGCTgcatcatatatgtatgtatgtaataATAAAGGATGATACCTATATATGGCCTCTGTGTGTCACTAGAGACTGCATCAGATATCTGTTGCAAGTTGATTAGATATGTGTCATGCTATATATATACAGGCGAACAGCAGACTTGTTCTATCTGTCGCAGGTTGTGGTTGTGCCTTAACTGGTAGCAGGTTTGTAGTTAATTTGTATGTTCTTTGCAGAAACGAAATGCTATGACGTTTAATTATTGTGCAATTTGCAAGCTCGACTGAAAAACGCCTGTTCTGATTTGTGGGGCAAGGTAAGTTGGTCAGGTTGCAATTTCGAAtctcttctgaggtggtgcaccaactTCCTCTGAGATTGGTTTTCGCTGTGTGGATAGGAGATTGATGTTCTTTGTGGCATTAGCGGTCTGGAAATTTGGTATGTAGGAGTGCTCCTTTCGCTTTTGTAGTTAGTTTGTTGAACTTGGTAAGTTTTAACGTTCGCAGTGGTTGCACTAGTGCTGTGAGCTTACTGGGATCATTACTCAAGTCTCTTGTCGTTGGTCTCGGTTTTTACCTTTGCTCTCCGTTTAATCTTTCATCGAGTGTACTTGACCACTTACAATGTCTtctatggtggaagttgcatgttcAGCATCTCCCCTCTTTCAACATACCATGATGTTTCTGGAAAAGCTAATGTTTATGTATTTATTAGATCTTTTTTGCGTATAAGATTGTTTAAATGTTTGTCATTGTTTGCTAAGATGAAGCGGAAGGATGATGGAGAAGGTGGATTAGTTGGTGTCCCCTTAATAATGTGGGGATGGGAATTCTGGTGCAACATATGTTTTAGTGGATTCTGTGCAAGATGTACGGTGCTTACCTAACGCAGGGTTAGATTTAGAGTAGACTAGAAGCGAATCGCGCGCTTTGCTGCGCCGTTTGAATATATTCAAAATTTCTCGAACGAATCTTTATTTGCCTATAACGGCACTATAGCACATGATACCATTTAGATTTGGCTTTTCCTTCTTGAAAAATTCTAACAGGCTGGAGAGCACAAGCCCACCCATTTGCCTACCCATTTTATTTTAAAACAACAGCAAGACAATCCATGCTTTGTTTCCTTTTGGATCATTGCCAACGTTATAGACTCCTCGGTCATTCCTCAGCAGACAACAGATATGTGCAAAGATATATCCTGACATACCAACATCTAAGTGGACATTCTCTTCTTAGGCAAATGGCAAAAATAAACATATAAATCGTACCATGAGTCACATATGACTATAACCATGATACTTTCTTTTACCAACTATACCACATTTATCTAAAAGGAAGTGCAATCCATTTGTCGCCACTCTTCATCAAAACAACACATTTTGGACAGGACTATGTTGATTAAGATTCAGACAACCTTGCTAAAGAAAATAGCATTACCTTCATTTCATAGTGAACTGGTCAATCTAATGATTAGCAATATGCAATTCCAGGATTATAATAACATCAAAACACACTATACTGGTTCTTTCGGTGGCAACTATCAACACACACACTGGTTAGGAAACCTGAGTTAACTGAAGCTCACATCTGATTCATGATGATAATTAATGGGGTTAATTACTACTCTCTTCTGACTCCTCCTTGTTCactcttctccattgagctcctctTTAAGCCAAGAAGACTGCTTACACGAGAATCCTGCCGCAAAGTTCAGGCATTGATAACCAATAATCAAAACGAGCGGACTAACAGATCGGATTAGATAAGCATGAGCTAAATTATTCTCCATTAAAAAAATGGCTTCTCTTACACTTTTCCGTACTCAAAACTGGTCGTAATTTTGTTGGACATGAATGGTGAAGTCTAATATTTCTTGAATTCCTTGCTGGAGATTAGTGAGCTGCATTTCTCCTTAATTTCCTTCGAACAAATAACGGGATCCTCTGGTTTGTATGGAAAAAATAGAAATGAAAAAACTTTTAAGAACCATGGGGACATATTTTTTTAATTGcatatgctttcaatttcattttgGAATTGTGTGAAACAAACATGGAAACTCATGAACATGTAGTTCCAGAACCTAGTAGACCACATGAATCAACAACTAAGAAAGCTCCGCAAAGTTATTTTACCTCTGGTTAAAACCtaaataaatattttaggaaagcagATAAATTGCATGCATGTACATGATCAATATTCAGGGAAAAGGCAAGTTAACACCTAGGTATCTGCAACATTTTCCCATAATTCTGAATCTTGTACCAAACCGAAACAGTAATAAGACATTGTTGGGCGCTCCAATCCATTCATCGAATCACAAAGTTGTGATGTACACAGGGATGATGGGTTGTaccccctccgtccggaaatacttgtcatcaaaatggataaaaggagatgtattttagttctagactagaagaacacccgtgcgttgcaacggggccacattaactttaaaagttcaatattaatattctcatatatatcaaatgacattggcgaccttttttaccatcaattcctcacacacactctctgcctccctcttcctcactctctccctctctccctctctctctctctaacacacacacatatccatcttattgggtatgggaccataatccatctatttcacacacatacgCTAGTACATAACAATAtgaattatgtgtattatatttgccaccacaattgagggaattaatttcatgtaaatcggccagccacagctccaaaaatacgcggaggaggtggcccgggtcgGCGTCGGCACCGTCCGgcacgggccacgggcccgcttccaagcgcGTCTGCGCGTCGGCCACCCACGCCGTGTCCTTCAAGTGCCACTTCCACCGCAAACTCCCAGGGTCACGGCCATGCccagggccagggaagccgcccttctttGCCCCCTTCACCAGCCGCAGCCAACGCGGTGCCGCGGCACCcggcctcgccgtcctcgtcctccaGCACTGTCGCGACCCAGTGACGCAGCCCAAGCatcggcctcgagaatcaagaacgctcgacaacgTAGAGGGAAGGAAAGgtcatatacatgtcataagaaagggagtttatttaccgctccctcgatgtattgtttcctttgtttggagattgattaccatccgtgagttaaggtaaggtttacgtgattgagcgattttttgaaaatcaattatttgttttctaattaatgtaaTTGAGTgaattaaggtaaggttaattaatttagatttgatctttagagattgttcgtgattgattctacattactaaataacttgcgccagtatggaaagttctgatctgtttagatttctttcgttgtgtgagagggtgacgcgaaaataaaccgatgaagtgaggGAAGGTGAcgaaaaaatctacgaaaaaacccagcgaaggtgggaggaggtacccaAAAAAACCATGGAAGGTGGGAGGAGACTACCAACTGTTTCATTAGGAGTAGAAattattagagattagagattatttgtttcctgaaaatctattatttgtttcctaaaacaaattgcattaatgagagagatttcgTAGATTTGGCTAAGGtaagaaagaatctattatttgtttgctaaagcaaattgcattaatgggagagattcg from Triticum dicoccoides isolate Atlit2015 ecotype Zavitan chromosome 6A, WEW_v2.0, whole genome shotgun sequence encodes:
- the LOC119318715 gene encoding uncharacterized protein LOC119318715; protein product: MQSPSKLSDVSLPWPHAFSGPQGWADLPDGLLHSVVARLGYFRDLLGFAATCPSWRAAFSSYPSKSMLRSKFPPLVIQPHVRVQGPLLPAANGCHQLYTCVVIDPANKKTSLRCQIPVETTEKMIYIGSSYGNIIYFCYGYVHIVDVFTGVEVSTPRLPSSVKRETFYLNGILTSPLTSPNSHLLVSTEFSLFDLLVGSDSWSQVQLPHMLVIDQIVEFNGQVIVSDGFHRFYTLQLAPQLGLQEMTTKFQDRSEDHRRGKTWLVVCGGMLLMVTAFSFNEVYCLDMSTKPATWMAVEKLDNWALFLGEEVKSTPLSCMSSELFGLGSNILLYAGLDSKPWNLHHLCGGPDPMHDTPPDAGDALEPWGWDSPLPCASLGPWWVTPALACTSLEPWEWDSPALPCMSPEPWWAAPALPCTSPYEWGGWNNTSHSDPWHLRRPPPFWLYPSMFYSGGQ